A single window of Channa argus isolate prfri chromosome 12, Channa argus male v1.0, whole genome shotgun sequence DNA harbors:
- the trmt10a gene encoding RNA (guanine-9-)-methyltransferase domain-containing protein 2 isoform X1: MADDSVRSEAPDQQEKDDEGNVNESNQKLLSSNGETTTRNQTLSKRQRKKLLKQQKWEEERGLRKQRRKERKQQRRLERQSLKEEDGGYTQSARKRLCKEVTPSSLRVIVDCSFDNLMLIKDVCKLHKQIQRCYAENRRALHPVQFYLTSLGGQLKQIMDGKDKGWVNWKDITIKMEHYSEVVPKEDLVYLTSDSPNVLQELDETKAYVIGGLVDHNHQKGITFERAKELGISHAQLPLSSFVKMNSRKVLAVNHVFETILAYLEKGSWQEAFFTVLPQRKGAVAVEQDGTGSHEKHCESDSGSDTPEQTEKKD; the protein is encoded by the exons ATGGCTGATGACAGTGTAAGAAGTGAGGCTCCGGACCAGCAGGAGAAAGATGACGAAGGTAACGTTAATGAAAGCAACCAGAAGCTTTTGAGCAGTAATGGAGAAACTACAACACGAAACCAAACTTTGTCAAAGAGGCAAAGAAAGAAGCTTCTCAAACAGCAGAAATGGGAAGAAGAGAGGGGGCTAAGGAA GCAGCGACGAAAGGAGAGGAAGCAGCAGCGTCGGCTGGAGAGGCAGAGTCTtaaggaggaggatggaggataCACCCAGAGTGCCAGGAAACGTCTATGCAAAGAGGTGACGCCCAGCTCTCTCAGGGTAATCGTGGACTGCAGCTTTGACAACCTCATGCTTATCAAG GATGTATGTAAGCTTCACAAACAGATCCAGAGGTGCTATGCTGAGAACAGGCGAGCATTACATCCTGTGCAG TTTTATCTGACAAGCCTGGGGGGACAGCTGAAACAGATTATGGATGGAAAAGACAAAGGATGGGTAAACTGGAAG GACATTACCATTAAAATGGAGCACTACAGCGAAGTTGTCCCAAAAGAAGATTTGGTGTACCTGACCTCAGACTCTCCCAATGTCCTGCAGGAGCTGGATGAAACAAAAGCCTATGTAATCGGAGGCCTGGTGGACCACAACCATCAAAAG GGAATCACTTTTGAGAGAGCCAAGGAGCTTGGGATCAGCCACGCCCAGCTGCCTCTGAGCAGCTTTGTCAAGATGAACAGTCGGAAGGTTCTGGCAGTCAACCATG TGTTTGAGACCATCCTGGCATACCTGGAAAAGGGCAGCTGGCAGGAAGCCTTCTTCACCGTCCTCCCTCAGAGGAAAGGAGCGGTGGCCGTCGAGCAGGATGGAACAGGCAGTCatgaaaaacattgtgaaaGTGACTCTGGCTCCGACACACCagagcaaacagagaaaaaggattaa
- the trmt10a gene encoding RNA (guanine-9-)-methyltransferase domain-containing protein 2 isoform X2: MADDSVRSEAPDQQEKDDEGNVNESNQKLLSSNGETTTRNQTLSKRQRKKLLKQQKWEEERGLRKQRRKERKQQRRLERQSLKEEDGGYTQSARKRLCKEVTPSSLRVIVDCSFDNLMLIKDVCKLHKQIQRCYAENRRALHPVQFYLTSLGGQLKQIMDGKDKGWVNWKDITIKMEHYSEVVPKEDLVYLTSDSPNVLQELDETKAYVIGGLVDHNHQKGITFERAKELGISHAQLPLSSFVKMNSRKVLAVNHGEDWYQNST; encoded by the exons ATGGCTGATGACAGTGTAAGAAGTGAGGCTCCGGACCAGCAGGAGAAAGATGACGAAGGTAACGTTAATGAAAGCAACCAGAAGCTTTTGAGCAGTAATGGAGAAACTACAACACGAAACCAAACTTTGTCAAAGAGGCAAAGAAAGAAGCTTCTCAAACAGCAGAAATGGGAAGAAGAGAGGGGGCTAAGGAA GCAGCGACGAAAGGAGAGGAAGCAGCAGCGTCGGCTGGAGAGGCAGAGTCTtaaggaggaggatggaggataCACCCAGAGTGCCAGGAAACGTCTATGCAAAGAGGTGACGCCCAGCTCTCTCAGGGTAATCGTGGACTGCAGCTTTGACAACCTCATGCTTATCAAG GATGTATGTAAGCTTCACAAACAGATCCAGAGGTGCTATGCTGAGAACAGGCGAGCATTACATCCTGTGCAG TTTTATCTGACAAGCCTGGGGGGACAGCTGAAACAGATTATGGATGGAAAAGACAAAGGATGGGTAAACTGGAAG GACATTACCATTAAAATGGAGCACTACAGCGAAGTTGTCCCAAAAGAAGATTTGGTGTACCTGACCTCAGACTCTCCCAATGTCCTGCAGGAGCTGGATGAAACAAAAGCCTATGTAATCGGAGGCCTGGTGGACCACAACCATCAAAAG GGAATCACTTTTGAGAGAGCCAAGGAGCTTGGGATCAGCCACGCCCAGCTGCCTCTGAGCAGCTTTGTCAAGATGAACAGTCGGAAGGTTCTGGCAGTCAACCATGGTGAGGACTGGTATCAGAACAGTACATGA